A genomic stretch from Aedes albopictus strain Foshan chromosome 2, AalbF5, whole genome shotgun sequence includes:
- the LOC109427590 gene encoding uncharacterized protein LOC109427590, with translation MGATVVGVLWIVFGIFSGVCRADFGIAVTIPNLRESVTNAIGTGLARLLEVNSTITVDIDSDMTGSLDAVVAITNSINSSVSKIYDVTQEAVANRNTNSVMLFSGLFGNITAATLDLVSAATVAHAFQTTVNSETYNAILGNVTIIQEEACGLILVLSEIAIAIDNVQLSTVPVTSENVSEIVKPCIVSHLVRPLRNITAAVDNLANMFSNIIREKSAIIEQVRSLDSSSKVAFQSLSRQASLYSSSISNALQDTIANVNSWASSIAAAVAPINELFATSFSFAPDSDTLRDITSIFLGLQTNVLQNLVNETRISAGALYNVSRDIVYATFTNGSEFVGSCSWKYSSQLIQAPVQVNRLADCLAVETQTVLSFSPMMTPLLEQQQKDLTSITSQQLSTCTTSSGACTAVYVDAFDKLNSQTPMMLDVAQRILRKEAEIMVGRFRTCTEATSADIVDNVQTILTGFENCLTVGQ, from the exons TCGGTATCGCCGTTACCATTCCCAATCTTCGAGAAAGCGTTACCAATGCCATCGGAACGGGATTGGCGCGATTGCTGGAGGTTAATTCAACTATTACCGTGGACATCGATTCGGATATGACTGGGAGTCTGGATGCGGTGGTTGCTATTACGAACAGTATCAACTCGAGTGTGTCCAAAATCTACGACGTAACACAGGAAGCAGTTGCCAACAGAAATACGAATTCGGTGATGCTGTTTTCCGGGCTATTTGGAAATATTACAGCGGCAACGTTGGATCTCGTGAGTGCAGCAACAGTGGCACATGCTTTCCAAACGACGGTCAACTCCGAAACTTACAATGCTATTCTCGGAAACGTTACAATCATTCAGGAAGAAGCTTGTGGATTGATTCTGGTGCTATCCGAAATTGCAATAGCGATAGACAATGTTCAACTTTCAACGGTGCCAGTCACTAGCGAAAACGTTTCAGAAATTGTCAAACCATGTATAGTGTCACATCTTGTGAGGCCTCTGCGGAATATAACAGCAGCCGTAGATAATCTGGCAAATATGTTTTCAAACATTATTAGAGAAAAATCAGCAATCATCGAGCAGGTGAGAAGTCTCGATTCGTCATCGAAGGTTGCGTTCCAATCTCTGTCACGGCAGGCTTCATTGTACAGTTCGAGTATATCGAACGCCTTACAAGACACCATAGCTAACGTGAACTCATGGGCGTCAAGTATCGCCGCAGCAGTTGCACCAATCAACGAGTTGTTCGCCACTAGCTTCTCGTTCGCCCCAGACAGTGATACCCTGCGTGACATCACCAGCATCTTTCTCGGCTTACAAACAAATGTCTTGCAAAATTTGGTCAACGAAACACGAATATCCGCTGGAGCCCTGTACAACGTCTCCCGGGATATTGTCTACGCAACGTTCACCAATGGAAGCGAGTTTGTGGGATCCtgctcctggaagtattcctcccAGTTGATCCAAGCTCCGGTTCAAGTGAACCGTTTGGCGGATTGCCTTGCTGTTGAAACCCAGACCGTACTAAGTTTCAGCCCGATGATGACACCATTGCTGGAACAGCAACAGAAGGATCTTACGTCGATCACTTCGCAGCAGCTGTCGACCTGCACAACTTCCAGTGGAGCTTGCACCGCAGTG TACGTCGATGCGTTCGATAAGTTGAACTCCCAGACGCCGATGATGTTGGATGTGGCCCAACGGATCCTCCGGAAGGAAGCGGAAATTATGGTGGGTCGGTTCCGGACGTGCACCGAAGCAACCAGTGCCGATATTGTGGACAACGTGCAAACAATACTGACTGGGTTCGAAAACTGTTTAACGGTGGGACAGTAG